The Pirellulales bacterium genome includes the window GGGGACGAGAACCTGCTCGGGCAATAGCCGCTCGTTGACGGGAACGCTCGTCCAGTTCGAAGGAACGACGTAGAAGGCACCCACCGCGATGACGAAAAGCACGACCGCAAGCTTGACAAATACAAGAATAGCGTTGGTGGTCGCGCTTTCGCGAATTCCGCGCACCAAGACGATGGTCACGATCAACATGACCAATGCGCCGGGCAGGTTGAACCAGGCATCTCTATCCGTAAATGGATCGGAAATGAGGTAGCTGGGAATTCTGCTCATGTTGACCGAGGCCAGCAGCTCGTTCAAGTAGTGCGTCCAAGAGGCCGCGACCGTCGCGCAACTCATGGCATATTCCAGCATCAGGTCCCAGCCGATGATCCACGCAAAGACTTCTCCCAGTGTGGCATAGGCATACGTATAGGCGCTACCGGCAATGGGGACCATGGCGGCAAATTCAGCGTAGCACAGCGCGGCCAGCGCGCAGCCAATCGCCGCAAAGGTGAACGAGAGAATGATGGCCGGCCCCGCGTCGACAGCGGCCACCTGCCCTGTCATAACAAAGATTCCCGCGCCAATGATCGCTCCCACGCCCAAGGCAGTGAGCGAAATCGGACCGAGCACCCGACGCAATTGATGCTCGCCGGCCATGTCGGCCATCAAGGTTTCGATCGACTTAAGGCGGAAAAGTTGCTTCCAAAGCATTGAGCGTCCTCGTGCCAGCCAAGATTCCCCGCAGCAGTTGGCGTAGTCTAACCGTGCGCCTCACCGAGGGCCAAGCCGGGAATGCCGATTTCAGAGGAAATGAAGGACGTTCGGAAATGCGTGCGTTGTCGAGGGGTGGTCGATCGATAAGCCGAAATCGACATCGCACTGCGTGCGGGGCACGAACGGCCTGTTGCTTGACCCGCGCCATCTGTACGTGCAAGATGATCTCGCGCCGCCAGCGGGCGGTCCTTGGCGCATATCAACCTATTTCGCGGAGAAAATCCGATGATACTCAGGCGGTCGTGGCAACGGGCGACGGTGGCGGTCGGCATTCTCATTTTTTACGGATCGATGGCCATGGCGGCAGAGAAGAAGGTTTATCCGGCGTTCGGCAAGATCGAACGCAAAGATGCCCGCTTTGATCAACTCATACCGCAGGGCGCAGTCCTGGAAAAACTTGCTGACGGGTTCGACTGGGCCGAGGGGCCTGTCTGGGATAAGAAAGGCCAATACCTGCTCTTCTCGGACATTCCGCCCAACAGTGTGATGAAGTGGAAAGAAGGGGAGGGGATCACGCTGTTTCTCAAGCCCAGCGGCTACACCGGCAGCAAACCGCGCGGCGGTGAGCCAGGCAGCAATGGCTTGCACTTCGACGCGCAAGGACCGTTGGTGTTGTGCCAGCATGGCGATCGGCGGATCGCGCGGCTCAAGGGAGACAAATCGTTCGAGACATTGGCCGATCGTTATGACGGCAAGCGCTTTAATAGTCCGAACGACGCCGTCTTCAAATCCAATGGCGACTTGTATTTCACCGATCCCCCCTACGGGCTCGAAGGACTGAACGACGATCCGGCCAAGGAATTGAAGTTCAATGGTGTCTACCGATTGGCCAAAGACGGCACCGTTACGCTCCTGACCAAAGAAATGACCTTTCCCAACGGCATCGGCTTTTCGCCCGACGAAAAGACGTTGTACGTTGCCCAGTCAGACCCGAAGCAGCCGATTTGGAAGGCTTTCGACGTTAAGCCCGATGGCACGTTGGGTTCGGGCCGCGTGTTCGCCGACTCGACGGCCTGGTTCGAGGCGGGCCGGAAAGGCTTGCCCGATGGACTAAAAGTCGACCAAAAGGGAAACGTCTTTGCGACGGGGCCGGGCGGCGTTCATGTGTTCGCGGCCGATGGTACGCATTTGGGAACGATCGACACCGGCGAAGCCACGGCCAACTGCGGCTGGGGTGAAGACGGCACTGTGCTCTACGTCTGTGCCGATATGTACTTGGGACGCATCAAGACGAACACCAAAGGGCTGGGGTTCTAGCTCGTGCTCGAGGAACTAAAGCTGTCGATCCGTTCGGGACGGTCGCTGTTGGCTGTCGAGACGCGTGACGAGCAGCGGGCAACCGAGCTTGCGCAGCAGGCAGCCGAAGAGCTGTCGCTGATCGTATTCGAGTGGAGCATTACTTCAGGACTCGTGCAGACAGGGCCTACCCGCGTCGATACCGGCGCCGGCATCGCCAAGCCTACCGCGGCGCTTGAGCATGTGCTGAAGAATCAATACAAGAACGCGCTGTACGTATTCAAGGATCTGGGAGCCCACAGCCGCGATCCCTTTCTGTTGCGCCAGCTGCGCGACATTGCCGCCCTGGACCGGCCGACAGTGTTGTTGATCGATGCCGACGCGCTGCCCGAGCCGATTCGCCGGCTGACAATGCCGCTGTCGCTCAAGCTGCCGGAATCGGAAGAGCTGCGACAGGTGGTGCGGGACACGTTTCGCGCGGTCAAGAACCAGAGCCTGCACGAGGTGACCAGCCGGCTCACCAAGCGCGAAATGGACCATCTCGTGCAAACCCTGCGCGGCCTGACCCGAGCTGATGCCGCGCGGGTCGTCGCCGCGGCGATTCACGTCGACAATGCGCTCACGGCCGACGACTTGCCGCGCATCATCGAGGACAAGCGCAGCCTGTTGCAAACTGCGGGGTGTCTGGAGTCGATCTCGGTGAACATAGCCGTCGACGAGATTGGCGGTTTGGATAACCTGAAACGCTGGCTCGCGCATCGCCGCGGCGGGATGTCGGCTCGGGCTCGCGACTTCGGGTTGGAGCCACCTCGTGGCATTTTGCTGTTGGGCGTGCAGGGGTGCGGCAAAAGTCTGTGCGCGAAGATCGTGGCCGCCGATTGGAACATGCCGCTTTTGCGGATGGATCCGGGCGTCCTGTACCAGAAGTACATCGGTGAAAGCGAAGACCGGCTGCGTGCCTCGCTGGCGCAGGCTGAACGGATGGCGCCGGTCGTATTGTGGATCGACGAAATCGAGAAAGCGTTTGCCTCGGCCGCCAGCGAGTCGGCCGATGGCGGGCTGTCGCAACGAATGTTCGGCACACTCTTGACCTGGATGCAGGAACGGACGTCGCCGATTTTCATGGTAGCCACAGCTAACAATATCGACGCCTTGCCGCCGGAG containing:
- a CDS encoding AAA family ATPase; the encoded protein is MLEELKLSIRSGRSLLAVETRDEQRATELAQQAAEELSLIVFEWSITSGLVQTGPTRVDTGAGIAKPTAALEHVLKNQYKNALYVFKDLGAHSRDPFLLRQLRDIAALDRPTVLLIDADALPEPIRRLTMPLSLKLPESEELRQVVRDTFRAVKNQSLHEVTSRLTKREMDHLVQTLRGLTRADAARVVAAAIHVDNALTADDLPRIIEDKRSLLQTAGCLESISVNIAVDEIGGLDNLKRWLAHRRGGMSARARDFGLEPPRGILLLGVQGCGKSLCAKIVAADWNMPLLRMDPGVLYQKYIGESEDRLRASLAQAERMAPVVLWIDEIEKAFASAASESADGGLSQRMFGTLLTWMQERTSPIFMVATANNIDALPPELLRKGRFDEVFFVDLPNDDARRRVIEIHLARRKRDPAAFALADLVAATAGFSGAEIEQLIVAAMYEAFGSGAPLQDEHLLTQARATKPLAVLMRERIAELRAWANGRCVPAD
- a CDS encoding SMP-30/gluconolactonase/LRE family protein yields the protein MILRRSWQRATVAVGILIFYGSMAMAAEKKVYPAFGKIERKDARFDQLIPQGAVLEKLADGFDWAEGPVWDKKGQYLLFSDIPPNSVMKWKEGEGITLFLKPSGYTGSKPRGGEPGSNGLHFDAQGPLVLCQHGDRRIARLKGDKSFETLADRYDGKRFNSPNDAVFKSNGDLYFTDPPYGLEGLNDDPAKELKFNGVYRLAKDGTVTLLTKEMTFPNGIGFSPDEKTLYVAQSDPKQPIWKAFDVKPDGTLGSGRVFADSTAWFEAGRKGLPDGLKVDQKGNVFATGPGGVHVFAADGTHLGTIDTGEATANCGWGEDGTVLYVCADMYLGRIKTNTKGLGF